Proteins from one Sphingopyxis terrae subsp. terrae NBRC 15098 genomic window:
- a CDS encoding SDR family NAD(P)-dependent oxidoreductase: MKDDTDFAGKAVLVVGGSSGIGNGIARGFRTRGAAVHVWGTRAQATDYDPDDGSDLAGLGYSCVDVGDPDAIEAAAMPFDRLDVLILCQGTVVYRRGEFEREGWDRVMAVNLDSLMHISRKFRAQLSQSAGSIVIVSSISGLKANIGNPAYAASKAGAISLTKTLGQAFAADGIRVNGLAPGLVDTKLTKVTTQNPDRLEGALAHIPQRRMGTPEDMAGAAIFLASPLASYVTGHTLIVDGGLSL, translated from the coding sequence ATGAAGGACGATACCGACTTCGCCGGAAAGGCGGTGCTGGTGGTTGGCGGATCGAGCGGGATCGGCAACGGCATCGCCCGTGGCTTTCGCACGCGCGGCGCGGCGGTCCATGTCTGGGGGACACGCGCGCAGGCGACCGATTACGACCCGGACGATGGGTCCGATCTTGCGGGGCTCGGCTATAGCTGCGTCGATGTCGGCGACCCCGACGCGATCGAGGCGGCGGCGATGCCGTTCGACCGGCTCGATGTGCTGATCCTGTGCCAGGGCACGGTCGTCTATCGGCGCGGCGAGTTCGAGCGCGAAGGCTGGGACCGGGTGATGGCGGTGAACCTCGACAGCCTGATGCATATATCGCGCAAGTTCCGGGCGCAGCTGTCGCAAAGCGCCGGATCGATCGTCATCGTCAGTTCGATTTCGGGGCTGAAGGCGAATATCGGCAATCCCGCCTATGCCGCGTCGAAGGCCGGGGCGATCAGCCTGACCAAGACGCTGGGGCAGGCCTTCGCCGCCGACGGCATCCGCGTCAACGGCCTCGCGCCGGGGCTGGTCGATACCAAGCTGACCAAGGTGACGACGCAGAATCCCGACCGGCTGGAGGGCGCACTCGCCCATATCCCGCAGCGACGGATGGGAACGCCCGAGGACATGGCGGGGGCGGCGATCTTTCTTGCCTCGCCGCTTGCCTCCTATGTCACCGGTCATACGCTGATCGTCGACGGGGGCCTCTCGCTCTGA
- a CDS encoding acyl-CoA dehydrogenase family protein, whose translation MFDTLEPSSLPPEDEALRSRVRALAAAATAARPADVRARSWQGFDADFSRKLGAAGLLGLTLPKAYGGGERGPFARFVVVEELLSAGAPVAAHWIADRQSAPLILNYGTEAQRQFYLPRICRGELFFCIGMSEPGSGSDLASVRTRAERTAGGWRVNGQKIWTTGAMHCDYMIALLRTSGSAEDRHAGLSQLIIDLKAPGITIRPIVDLTGDAHFCEIFFEDVDLPADALIGAEGEGWKQVTAELAFERSGPERIYSSVVLLDAWARHLQHIGRDDPAVRALVGDFTARLATLRAMSIACTARLAAGESPVVEASLVKDLGTAFEQHLPVAIGDDLAAHPDEPVSDELYRTLTYVTHVAPSFSLRGGTREILRGIIARGMGLR comes from the coding sequence GTGTTCGACACGCTGGAACCGAGCAGCCTGCCGCCCGAGGATGAGGCGCTGCGCAGCCGCGTCCGCGCGCTCGCCGCGGCGGCGACGGCGGCGCGGCCCGCCGACGTCCGCGCCCGGTCGTGGCAAGGGTTCGACGCCGATTTCAGCCGCAAGCTCGGCGCTGCAGGGCTGCTCGGCCTGACGCTTCCCAAAGCCTATGGCGGCGGCGAGCGCGGCCCGTTCGCGCGGTTCGTCGTCGTCGAGGAATTGCTGTCGGCCGGCGCGCCGGTGGCGGCGCACTGGATCGCCGACCGGCAAAGCGCGCCGCTGATCCTGAATTACGGGACCGAGGCGCAGCGCCAATTTTATCTCCCGCGCATTTGCCGCGGCGAATTGTTCTTCTGCATCGGGATGAGCGAGCCGGGATCGGGATCGGACCTTGCGAGCGTTCGCACCCGCGCCGAGCGCACCGCGGGCGGCTGGCGGGTCAACGGGCAGAAGATATGGACGACCGGCGCGATGCACTGCGACTATATGATCGCGCTGCTCCGCACCTCGGGAAGCGCCGAGGATCGTCATGCCGGGCTGTCGCAGCTTATCATCGACCTGAAGGCGCCGGGGATCACCATCCGTCCGATCGTCGATCTGACCGGCGATGCGCATTTCTGCGAAATATTCTTCGAAGATGTCGATCTGCCCGCCGACGCGCTGATCGGCGCCGAAGGCGAGGGGTGGAAGCAGGTCACCGCCGAACTCGCCTTCGAGCGCAGCGGCCCCGAGCGTATCTATTCGAGCGTCGTGCTTCTGGATGCCTGGGCGCGGCATTTGCAGCATATCGGGCGCGACGATCCCGCGGTGCGCGCGCTGGTGGGGGATTTCACCGCGCGGCTCGCAACGCTGCGCGCGATGTCGATCGCCTGCACCGCGCGGCTTGCGGCGGGCGAAAGCCCGGTGGTCGAGGCATCGCTGGTCAAGGATCTGGGGACGGCGTTCGAACAGCACCTTCCGGTCGCGATCGGCGACGATCTTGCCGCGCATCCCGATGAGCCCGTCTCGGACGAGCTTTACCGCACGCTGACCTATGTCACGCATGTCGCGCCCAGCTTTTCGCTGCGCGGCGGTACCCGCGAAATATTGCGCGGCATCATCGCCCGCGGCATGGGCCTTCGGTGA
- a CDS encoding acyl-CoA dehydrogenase family protein produces MTDFLDPFERMIAALFSPAAVRAAERGEPDDRAWSELAASGFLDALVPEDAGGAGVSFADIVPLWLVLGRHAVPCPVGETMIARALLAQAGRAAPDGPIAIAAQAPGAAGRVIGAALGRHLLVEWEGNLYLAAVPGEADGGDRELAASVRWDSEAATPVGPIVPGGLRRAAAVLRAALIAGAADRLTTMTAGYANVRIQFGKPIGKQQALQQQLAVMAEDMVAARIAAHIGGAGSFPPALAAAATAKSVASGAAARVAAIAHAVHGAIGISEEYDLQLYTRRLQAWRLADGSESYWNRLLGAERLAAPSGSVDFVRTALAPA; encoded by the coding sequence ATGACCGATTTCCTCGACCCTTTCGAACGGATGATCGCCGCGCTTTTTAGCCCCGCCGCGGTGCGCGCGGCGGAGCGCGGCGAGCCGGACGACAGGGCATGGTCGGAGCTCGCGGCCTCGGGTTTCCTGGACGCGCTGGTTCCCGAAGACGCGGGCGGCGCGGGGGTGTCCTTTGCCGATATCGTCCCGCTGTGGCTGGTGCTTGGCCGCCATGCGGTACCCTGTCCGGTCGGCGAAACGATGATTGCGCGCGCGTTGCTCGCGCAAGCGGGGAGGGCCGCGCCCGATGGACCGATCGCGATCGCCGCGCAGGCGCCGGGCGCCGCCGGGCGGGTGATCGGCGCCGCGCTGGGGCGGCATTTGCTCGTCGAATGGGAGGGCAATCTCTATCTTGCCGCCGTGCCGGGCGAAGCGGATGGCGGCGACAGGGAACTCGCGGCATCGGTGCGCTGGGATAGCGAAGCCGCGACACCGGTGGGGCCGATAGTCCCCGGCGGATTACGCCGCGCGGCGGCGGTGCTGCGCGCCGCGCTGATCGCGGGCGCCGCCGACCGGCTGACCACGATGACGGCGGGCTATGCGAACGTGCGTATCCAGTTCGGCAAGCCGATCGGCAAGCAGCAGGCGCTGCAACAGCAGCTTGCCGTGATGGCGGAGGATATGGTCGCGGCGCGCATTGCGGCGCATATCGGCGGCGCAGGTTCTTTCCCGCCTGCGCTCGCGGCGGCCGCGACCGCCAAATCGGTTGCGAGCGGCGCAGCCGCGCGGGTCGCGGCGATCGCGCATGCGGTGCATGGCGCGATCGGTATCAGCGAGGAATATGATCTTCAGCTCTATACGCGCCGGCTTCAGGCCTGGCGGCTCGCCGACGGATCAGAAAGCTATTGGAACCGCCTGCTCGGCGCCGAACGGCTGGCGGCGCCGTCGGGTTCGGTCGATTTCGTCCGCACGGCGCTGGCACCGGCCTGA
- a CDS encoding LysR family transcriptional regulator, producing MKRLPRLDLNLLQIFDAIYTKGGVSAAASHLNLSQPAISHALAKLRAMLDDPLFIRQGNRLVPTGTARAVAEPIHTALRELVAALDGAGSFDPAQSTREFRIGIRLAGEMSRFPALASRVLEEAPHVRLTSTAFRRRDLVAALANGDLDVAIDVDLPVEDRLCREPLGVEPLLVAARIGNGRIAGTLDLDRYLALDHVFATPRPHGPGIEDMALARLGLQRRVAVRCQHAITAWQIVAKTDMLCTLPRSHVRMLQHIWPMQLFDLPIAVAQSSSYLYWHRAVQADVGLAWLRAIILEVMRDE from the coding sequence ATGAAGCGCCTGCCGCGGCTCGACCTCAACCTGCTCCAGATATTCGACGCCATCTATACCAAGGGCGGCGTGTCGGCTGCCGCGTCGCACCTCAATCTGTCGCAGCCCGCGATCAGCCATGCGCTGGCCAAGCTGCGCGCGATGCTGGACGATCCCTTGTTCATCCGTCAGGGCAATCGCCTCGTCCCCACCGGGACTGCACGGGCGGTCGCCGAACCGATCCATACGGCGCTGCGCGAACTGGTCGCGGCGCTCGACGGGGCGGGGAGCTTCGATCCCGCACAATCGACGCGCGAGTTTCGCATCGGGATAAGGCTGGCGGGCGAGATGTCGCGCTTTCCAGCGCTCGCGTCGCGCGTGCTGGAAGAGGCGCCGCATGTCCGGCTGACGTCGACCGCCTTTCGGCGCCGCGATCTGGTCGCTGCGCTGGCCAACGGCGATCTCGACGTCGCGATCGACGTCGACCTGCCTGTCGAGGATCGGCTGTGCCGCGAACCGCTCGGCGTCGAGCCGTTGCTGGTGGCGGCGCGGATCGGCAATGGCCGCATCGCCGGGACGCTCGACCTCGATCGCTATCTCGCGCTTGATCATGTGTTCGCGACGCCGCGTCCGCACGGGCCGGGGATCGAGGATATGGCGCTGGCGCGGCTCGGCTTGCAGCGCCGCGTCGCGGTGCGCTGCCAGCATGCGATCACCGCTTGGCAGATCGTGGCGAAGACCGACATGCTCTGCACCCTTCCGCGCAGCCATGTCCGCATGTTGCAGCACATCTGGCCGATGCAGTTGTTCGACCTGCCGATCGCGGTCGCACAGAGCAGCAGCTATCTCTATTGGCATCGCGCGGTTCAGGCGGATGTCGGCCTCGCTTGGCTGCGCGCGATCATCCTCGAGGTGATGCGCGACGAATAG